Part of the Orcinus orca chromosome 5, mOrcOrc1.1, whole genome shotgun sequence genome, gcagggtatatcaagttgattgtggagctttaatccgctgcttctgaggctgctgggagagatttccctttctcttctttgtttgcacagctcctgcggttcagctttggatttggccccgtctctgcgtgtaggttgccggagggcgtctgttcttcgctcagacaggatgtaCTCCCAGTGCAGAATGTCCTCTGTCTGGGGGTGATCTGGACTTGGGTCACTATAGTAACACATGCAGAAAGCAGTGCCTTGCTGAGTGTCTCTTCAGGCTTCCAGGGTACCATGTGCCTCAGTTAGTACAGCAGTTCCCCACGAGGGAAACGGGCGGGGAGGGCGGAGCGAGATCTGGGTGGAAGTGGGGGTAAGGGGAAGCGGTGGGCCACCGGGTGCGCGGGTCTCTCCGCGTGCTGCATGGGGCCAAAGTCACAGGTATTAAATAGGTGCATGAAAAATCCAGTCAAGCTCCAGACAAGCGCTGAGATCCTAGGAATGTAATCCATAGAGTAAAAATTTGTTACAACTTCAGTTATGCTAGAGGACACGGTGCCAGTAATTTCTAGGGTCACCCATTCACTGAGGATAGATTATTGAGAATCAAGCCTTTGGGAAACAGGGGTAAAAAGGataagatgagggcttccctggtggcgcagtggttgagagtccgcctgccgatgcaggggacacggtttcgtgccccggtccgggaagatcccacatgccgtggagcagctgggcccatgagccgtggccgctgagcctgtgcgtttggagcctgtgctccgcaacgggagaggccacaacagtgagaggtccgcataccgcaaaaaaaaaaaaaaaaaaagcgtaagATGAGAGAAGGTCCCCACAGTGGGCTGAAAACAAAAGGACTCTCTGTTACCCCAAATTCAAAGTGATCTGTTGTGAGTGGTGGAGCTAGGGAGTAGTGGTttaagacacagatgtggaggagacagaaaaacaacAGGACCCACCCAAGGGACTGTAGAAGTGGGGGCCAGGTAAGTGGCCTTATATCTCCATGGTCTGTTTATAGAAGTTGTCACTTGATATTGTTCGTAAAGCTTTTAGCCTTTTGactattttttattgtgataactTATACATAcatcaaatttaccattttaaacattGAAGTGTACAATTCTGTGATATTAAGGACATTCACATTGTTTATACAGCCAATCTCCAaagctcttttcatcttgtgaaactgaaattctatgctcattaaacaactccccattccccctttgCTCCAGGCCTGGAAACTACCATCTATTTTTTGTCTTTAccaatttgactactctaggtatttcatataaatggaatcatacagtatttgtcattttgtaactggattatttcacttaacctaatgtcttcaaggtcatccatgttgtagcatgagtcagaaattacttattttttaaagctgaataatatcccattgtatgtatatatcacatcttgtttatccattcatctatccatggacactttggttgtttccaccttttgactattgtgaataatgctgctgtgagcattggTATACAGATATTTGGTCAAGTCCCTGCTTTAATTTCTTTggagtatatacctagaagtagaattgctggatcataaggtagttctgtTTAAGTTTTTGTAGAATCGCCACAGTATCTTTCACAGTGACCACGGAATTGTATAATCCCACTAGTAATGCATAAAGATTCCAGTGTctcaaagcgagagagaggcatggacatatatatactaccaaacgtaaggtagatagctagtgggaagcagccacatagcacagggatatcagctcggtgccttgtgaccacctagaggggtgggatagggagggtgggagggagggagacgcaagggggaagagatatgggagtgtatgtataactgattcactttgttataaagcagaaactaacacaccattgtaaagcaattataccccaataaagatgttaaaaaataaataaataaataagtaaataaatatgaaaaaaaagattccagtgtctccacatcctttccaacatttgtttatttatgtacttCCTACTTACTTACTTATGTAATAACAGCCATCCTCATGGCTAGGTATTGCATTGTCTCATGTGGTTTTGCTGACCTGATGACTCTTAGGGTTAAGCACGTAAGACATTTCCAAAGACTTCTTCTGCTATGGCAACCATCTTAAGTACTGTCAGAAATTATGTGTATTGTacaaaataacagtaaaataaatgGACAATAAAGATGTGTTAGAACCCCAGATATATTATCTCCGAGAGAGGAGGTACAGCTAGCCCAGGGTTTGAGTTCTTGTTTTAAATGTCTGATTATTGTTGGAACTGATCATTTGAATGACACtagtcactttaaaaaaaatgtccttaGTCTTCTGGTTGTTCACAATAGGGTTCCATTATAACCTTATACCACACAACTCAGCTCTTAGCTATTGTCTCATATTGTCTTCTAAACTTTTAATGTCAATTTTTATTGCTTCTATTAGAATTTGAGCTCTTTGAGATCAGAGGCCTGTGTCATGATTCTTCTCTACTTCATAGAACAGACATTGCTgaagagaaaaaagttaaatatagtcTTTGTTTGCATTGTTAGCTATGTGATTGTAAAATAcggtgggtttttttaaattaaaaattgaaaataataaacgACAAAACTGAAAGAGAACTCACACTCTTGGCAATCCTGTCAGACTACTTTTGCAGGTTTAAGGAAGAGGGTATGTGGAACTAAAAGAAGTTCCTTATTCTTTAGTGAGTTATGATATTGTAGCTCTTTGGGCTCAAGGCAATATATATCTGTGCTTGATGGGTTTTTACTTTACCTGATTAAACCTTGGGGAAATAAGTGACTTTGTCAGTTGttgcccattttttttgttttgttttagtaacTTGGATCCTGATTCAGTTGATTCAGTTTAAAGGGTAAGATTGAAACAGCAATGTAATATGTCAAATAAtggttgaggggcttccctggtggcgcagtggttgagagtctgcctgccgattcaggggacgcgggttcgtcacccggtccgggaagataccgcgtgccgcggagcggctgggcccgtgagccatggccgctgagcctgcgcgtccggagcctgtgctccgcaacgggagaggccacaacagtgagaggcccgcgtaccgaaaaaaatataaaaaatggttGAATGACGAGTCTTCTCCTGTGTTCCCctctcatatttatatttttttcaggttgATTTTGGTGGAAGAGATCTAGAAACTCATGCTGTGTATTTCACAAGGATGTCAGGAACCCAAGGCCATCcttatacattatatttttttgCTGGAAAGTCTGATTCCCATTAGtagtctctttctccttttcctctttcccctccttctgaattttcaaagaatttttctgtttaattttctatAAGAAATTACAGCTTTTCtatctttaaaaattctcttggAATTTTCTAGGATAGTATTTCACTTACAGGCCAATTTAGGAAGAAGTGAACCTATAGAAAAACATACGTTCAACTCTGGGTgttcatagttttttttaaatgtctaatatAGTTCTGTATACTTCTTAGTGAGTTTatccaaggtattttattattattatttgtagttATTGCTGTTGAAAGCAGTAtatattctctcttctttctaaaTATACAGGCTATTGATTTCTTCATATTAAAGTTGTATTCCATTATTTTACTGAATTATCTTGCTGTCAGTAATTTTTACACTTGATTTTCAAGGGTTTTCAGGTATTTAATCAATACATAGTGACATCTTTATCACCTTTTCAATTTTATACATCATATTTCATTCTCTATGTGCAATTGCTAATACATCTAGGACAGTATTAAATAATGGTAGTGAGTGTggcctttcttctcatttttctgtttttagtgaGAATGATTGTATTAACTTTTCCGTGAAACATAACACTGAGTTTggatgtttatagattttttttttcctattcctacTTTATAgattgctttaaaataaagaatggctTTGAATTTATCAAATGTCTTTTCAACATCTATGGAATTagtcatatgtatatatgcatgtgtataactatatatgcacacatatatgtttatattcatacaaatttatttaatttttttctcaaaggaGTTATCTTGAATGTGCATGGACGCTTTATCCCTGTGTAGATacattcctatttattttttattacagattttcTCCTAGTGTTTCTGTTACTTCTTTATATCTACCTGTCCTACCTCTTTTGACCTCCATGTGCTATATTTTCaccttatgtttaaatttttgtctCATGGTACTTATGTATTTTACTAAGGGCAAAAAGCTGAGGTCTTCTATgatttatttcctaaaataaatcatacttggttgtttatttgtgttaaATACAgtatattctttctttatcttttgagTGCTAACTTCTTTCCTtatgttttagaattttaaaaaatatttaatgttactgtctgttgtttttgtttgttttttcaattaaaCTTTGCAAAAGAATCTCTTATTCAGGGCTTTTATTTGCATCCAAATGGAGTAGGACAATTGCCCTTGTATCTTAGGATCTTAGATCTTAagctggtttgtttttgtttttaattgctgaTACAGTTGACCTGAGAAGAAGTGGATTTGATTTTGTGGGAAATACCATTAGGTGAATTAACTGCTTAATTTGGCAGAAGATTCTGTATCGAAGATGTAGTAGAGTTCAAAATTTCACCCTCTTGTCCTCAAAGATATTACAGAACAGGGGAGAGGCAGAGCTGTGAGAAGGAGGCCGCCGGGGCGCGCGAGGAGGCGGGGAAACCTGCTCGGCCCGCGCCCGGCCGCTCCCCCGCGGGCTGTAGGTGGAGCCTCGGAGGTAGCCGCTTCCGCCGCCGCAGCCGCTGccgcctcctccgcctcctccgccCTGGGGCCTCCTCCCAGGCCCGGAGGCTGCTGGCGCGGGACGCCCGGAGCTGACGGCCGGCGCGCGGGGCCCGCAGCTCGTTGATGGCTGAAGGCCGGCGGCGGGAGGACGAGGACGAAGAGCTGCACGAGCGCCGGGAGCTCGGGGGCCCGCGCCGCGCCCGGGGCCGTGCGCTGTAGGGCCACTTGGCCGCAGATTCTTCAGAAACCAACCCCAGAACTCAAGCACCAGCTGGCTGCTTTCTCCAAGCGCGTGGCCGGTGCCGTGACCGAGCTCATCCAGGCAGCGGAGGCCATGAAAGGAACAGAGTGGGTGGATCCAGAAGACCCAACCGTCATTGCAGAAACAGAATTACTGGGGGCTGCAGCATCCATTGAGGCTGCTGCTAAGAAGTTAGAGCAGCTGAAGCCaagagcaaaaccaaaacaagCGGATGAGACCCTGGATTTTGAAGAACAGATCTTGGAAGCTGCTAAATCCATTGCTGCTGCCACAAGTGCCCTGGTCAAATCGGCCTCGGCAGCCCAGAGGGAGCTGGTGGCCCAAGGAAAGGTGGGCTCCATCCCCGCCAACGCCGCAGATGACGGACAATGGTCATAGGGCCTGATTTCTGCCGCCCGGATGGTGGCAGCTGCGACCAGCAGTCTCTGCGAGGCGGCTAATGCCTCTGTGCAGGGGCACGCCAGTGAGGAGAAGCTCATCTCATCCGCCAAGCAGGTTGCCGCGTCCACGGCTCAGCTGCTTGTGGCCTGCAAGGTGAAGGCTGATCAGGATTCGGAGGCCATGAGGCGGCTACAGGCAGCAGGAAATGCTGTGAAAAGAGCCTCAGACAATCTTGTGCGTGCAGCCCAGAAGGCAGCATTTGGCAAAGCCGATGACGATGATGTTGTAGTGAAAACAAAGTTTGTAGGGGGCATTGCTCAGATCATCGCCGCCCAGGAGGAAATGCTGAAGAAAGAGCGAGaactggaagaagcaaggaaaaaaCTAGCCCAGATCCGCCAACAGCAGTATAAATTCCTACCCACCGAGCTGAGGGAGGACGAAGGCTAAGGCCAGAACCAAGAGGGCGCACCCAAGGGGCCGGCCGCGCGAGAACTGGATGGACAGCGGTCCTGAGGGGCCGGGCACCGCCCTGGaactgccccccctccccctgggGTGAGCCGGGAGCCCTGAGCTCTCCTGCGCGCTCCCCTGTCCTGTCGGGCACCAGCTGCATGATGGTGATGTCACGCGGTACAGTGTGTTCCACCCACAGCTCCTCTGCCATCTCCCCCAACCCCGCCTCACTGTATCTCAGGAGAGAGGGGCGCGGGTTCACGGACTGGTACCAAAAAGGAGGAGTCAGTATTACATCGTCCTCAGACACTCGCGCTTCTGTTGGTCCTTCTCTGGGCCTGCTGTGAAATctgaataggaaagaaaaaaaaaaaggaaaaccaaacagCTCGGGGGAAATCCTTGATGCCATAGCTACTCAAAGATACTCTTCTCCCTCTCAGGAGAAGATGGACGTTGGAGTTGGACACGGTTAATAAAGGCCAGAAACATAAACCAGTGTGGACTCCAGGAGGGCAACTCGGGTCCTCCTGCCATGTCTCAAGCACTGGCTCGCCCAGAGGGTGAAGAATTCCTGCCCCTGTTTGCACGCTCTCTTGCCTCAGTGTGTAAGCTCCTTGTACAATGTAGACCCAACTTGTATTCTGTGACCCAGAAAAtcgaatgattttttttttttcctccataatcCAAAGGGGCAGAGGTATGGGGGACTGGCAGGGCTCAGTGAGCAGGGGCTGTAATAAAATCTGTgggctccttaaaaaaaaaaaaaaaaaaaaaagatattacagaACAGAGTTTCTTGCTAGGTTTGTTTAGTTCCTTGCAATGATTCAGATTGCTGCCTTTTTTATAATCCTTTGGTCACTTTAATCAGATTATCAGTGGCTGAGACAATCCCCGTGCCCAAATTACAAGTCTCAGAAAAATCTATGTAGAATCTTAGTGCTAGAATACACTAAGTGATTAATAAATAGTAGTTGttattatttgtattaatttattttaccaaAGTTCTTATTTTATACTTGATTATATTCCAATCCCAACTgagttattgttttaaattttatttatgattaCAGAAGTCATAAgatctttttgttgttattccagctctaaggttttgtttgtttgtttacttttactCAAAATTACCTTTCCTTAGCATCCTGGGTTTTGTCTTCGTTGGATTCTGGTTCTGTTAAccatattcattcatccattgtttatactttgtttttttccattgatcATGGTGCTATCCAGCTGCTAGGATAAAGTGACCTCACTTTCATCAGTGAATCCTCCATTCAatttctctcccccttctccgtATTCTCAGACTTCAGAAGTCCTCTTCACCTTTGCATAATACCAACAACTTGCATCATGTCTTTAACCTGATACAAATCATTTCATCCTTTCTGATGATTTTCTCCAAGTCATATATAAACAGCACAGTGTGTATTGACGAGAATCCACTTTTGTTCCTGTGGGATCTTTGGTGCCTTCAGAGGGTTTAGAGCTAGAAAACATCATAGAGCCCAGCACCGCACCATCATTTTGCAAATATCAGGCCTGAAACAGTAAGTGAGTAATTCAGTTATATGAAATGACTTATGTAAAGATTCCCAGGTTTGAATAATTTTTGGAAgtttctgatgtattttaaaCCCTCAAAGTCCAGTTTTCCTATTATCATCTAAATCTCCATCCACAAGCCTGGGAAAGCTTCCCAGGTCACAAGAACTTTGAAGCTGGTGTTTCTTTACCAGcttaaatagttttgtttttttcttaagagtAGTTGATGTTTCACTTGGTGAGGAATTGGGATTAATGTTGTAGCTTCAAAGACTCCACGTTTGAGTCACACAAAGGCTCCATTTCTCCATTGTGCTGAGTAGAGTGTGTCTAGTACCCACTCACACTCCACAAAAAGAACTGACAGAAATGTCTTTCATATAAAAGTAAGTGCTAATGATGCATAAAACAGCTTACACCACTGGAGTTTAAGATAATATTAAACATACAAAGTCTGTTAAAGTTACCCCAAGAATTGTGTGCTTGCAAGaattatacatatagatatatacatatattttccatAGGAAtttcacacacatgcacgcacatgtgtaggacaaaagaaataaatctagTCAACAATGAAAATGGCTCATTATTGCTTATGTTTCTCTTTGtacttgtgtgtttttaaataaatcacacttcattttttctgtactttttcaCCCCTTTCCCAATACTGATTTAATCTTTATTTCATTAATGTCACAATTTTAACTGGATGGATAATCTCATAATAAATACTTTCAAAGTAAATGTTTTGGCACAAAAATGATTGATATGCAGCaatcactttaaaattattttcagttatcACATGACTCCTAACACTTCACCTACAATTAATTGGGCTCTTAAAATGATTCTCAAAAAGATATGAttttaaagaagtattttttaaaacatcccaCTCAGACATTTGCATAGTGAGCACCTCTAAAGCAATTTATAAATGTTTCAATCTTTTCTAATATCATTATAGATGATGACAAGTGCAAATTTTCCTCCTTGTTCTTTGGGAAGTACCCGTCAGACATGGATTTGAGTGACATCTCTTTTAaggaagaacaaaggaaaccGGCAGCTCAAATAATCATAGAATCCTGACTCCTTACTGTCACAATGATTGCctaagctttaaaaaagaaaggggcCATTAATGGTACAATGTAAATAATTGGGTAGGCTCTGAGATGATTAGTTAGCAAGGTGGCAGAATTATCTTGTCAAagataaagtgttttaaaatatctgaaaaggaaCTCTAAAATATCCATCCTATTAATGAAAGCCGTGACATCCAGCATGACTATGCCcagaataataattaaatataggATTCCgtatttttcaacaaaaatgctcataaagaaaatattgaagtTATTCTCTATGTCTCTTAATCTTCAGTTCACTATAAAATACTATTCTAGCACTTGAGCTGTATCAAACATGAAATACCACATCTTTAGATCATACTAACTCCTGCAAAAACAAgtcctatttaattttttatgagtCACATCCATCATCATTATTGTCATTGGTATAATAGACTAGTTGTTGATCACTTATTCTCTGCTAGTCATTGCTCTAAAACTTTTGCATTTTTAAGTCTCAGTTATTTCTCACATCAACCATATGAAATGATTACTATTCTTATGCTCAATTTATGGATGTGAAAATTACGGTTTGAGAATATAAGTTACTTGGTCAAAGTCACTTAGCAAGTATGGGGCAGAAATAGGATTTGAATACAAGTCAATCTTCATTACCTTACAAAATAGTCTCAATgataactttttgtttgtttgtttgtttgttttgcggtacgcgggcctctcactgttgtggcctctcccattggggagcacaggctccggacgcgcaggctcagcggccatggctcacgggcccagccgctccgcggcatgtgggatcttcccggaccagggcacgaacctgtgtcccctgcatcggcaggcagactctcaaccgctgcgccaccagggaagccccgggttatttcttttaattactcCAATTTTgtagcaaattatttttaaatatcctgaTGATGATAATTGGTACCTTGTAAAGAATGATTTAAAATCTTATAATAGCCACAGTTGTCTCCTTCAATTTCATGTCTCACAACTCCTCACAAATGCCCAACCATTGGTCCAGACTAAACACCTCTGTAATGTCTCTAACAAACATTATGCTGCCTTTGACtttaatgatttcagtttttgttCTTACAGGAAATGAGGTCACTCTGCTCTTCTCT contains:
- the LOC101284717 gene encoding talin-2-like; the protein is MVAAATSSLCEAANASVQGHASEEKLISSAKQVAASTAQLLVACKVKADQDSEAMRRLQAAGNAVKRASDNLVRAAQKAAFGKADDDDVVVKTKFVGGIAQIIAAQEEMLKKERELEEARKKLAQIRQQQYKFLPTELREDEG